The following coding sequences are from one Kosakonia sp. H02 window:
- a CDS encoding LacI family DNA-binding transcriptional regulator, producing MSITRKRRSTGKVTLADVALLAGVGTMTVSRALRTPEQVSDKLREKIEAAVQELGYMPNLAASALASASSWTIAMVVPSLAESGCSEMFAGLQHVLQPAGYQIMLAESQHRLEQEEKLLETLLASNLAAAILLSVEHSDRVRHWLKNADIPVMEIGAVRADPIDMNIGIDNVAAMFELTQMLVQRGYQNIGLLCANQEQWIFQQHLQGWYKAMLRHHMSPNRVINAAAPPVFSTGAAQLPEFLLAWPELDALVCVSDELACGALYECQRRRIKVPDDLAIVGFGDSDVSRVCQPPLTTISVPHRKIGIEAGRALLARLNGETWQNKTPITPAFCLRDSC from the coding sequence ATGTCTATTACCCGAAAACGGCGCAGTACCGGAAAAGTCACTCTGGCCGATGTCGCCCTGCTTGCCGGCGTTGGCACCATGACCGTCTCGCGCGCATTGCGCACCCCGGAGCAGGTCTCGGATAAATTACGCGAAAAAATAGAAGCGGCAGTGCAGGAGCTGGGTTATATGCCCAACCTGGCGGCGAGCGCGCTGGCCTCGGCGTCGTCGTGGACCATTGCGATGGTAGTGCCGAGCCTTGCTGAATCCGGCTGTTCGGAAATGTTCGCCGGTTTGCAGCACGTTTTACAGCCTGCGGGCTACCAAATCATGCTGGCAGAATCCCAACACCGGCTGGAGCAGGAAGAGAAACTGCTGGAAACGCTGCTCGCCTCTAACCTGGCGGCGGCGATTTTACTCAGCGTTGAGCACAGCGACAGAGTGCGCCACTGGCTGAAAAACGCCGATATTCCGGTGATGGAAATCGGCGCCGTACGCGCCGATCCTATCGATATGAATATTGGTATTGATAACGTCGCGGCAATGTTCGAACTGACGCAAATGCTGGTTCAGCGCGGTTATCAGAATATTGGTTTACTGTGCGCCAACCAGGAGCAGTGGATCTTTCAGCAGCATTTACAAGGCTGGTACAAAGCGATGCTGCGCCACCATATGTCGCCGAACCGGGTTATCAACGCCGCCGCGCCGCCGGTGTTTTCCACCGGAGCCGCGCAGTTGCCGGAGTTTTTGCTGGCGTGGCCGGAGCTGGATGCGCTGGTCTGCGTGTCTGATGAGCTGGCCTGCGGCGCGCTGTATGAGTGCCAGCGGCGACGCATTAAAGTGCCGGATGATTTAGCGATTGTCGGGTTTGGCGACAGTGATGTCAGCCGGGTTTGCCAGCCGCCATTAACGACGATTTCGGTGCCGCATCGCAAGATTGGCATTGAAGCAGGACGCGCGCTGCTGGCGCGTCTTAATGGTGAAACGTGGCAGAACAAGACGCCGATTACCCCGGCGTTTTGCCTGCGGGATAGCTGCTAG
- the yfcD gene encoding NUDIX hydrolase YfcD, giving the protein MVEQSHFAGMEWVDIVNEDNEVIAQASRQQMRAQCLRHRATYIVVHDGMGKILVQRRTEIKDFMPGKLDATAGGVVQAGENLLESARREAEEELGIAGVPFAEHGQFYFEDEHCRVWGGLFSCVSHGPFALQEEEVSEVFWMTPEEITARCDEFTDDSLKALALWMSRNASNDVEKVQEAE; this is encoded by the coding sequence ATGGTGGAACAGAGTCATTTTGCAGGCATGGAGTGGGTCGATATTGTCAACGAAGACAATGAGGTGATTGCACAGGCCAGCCGGCAGCAAATGCGCGCGCAGTGTCTGCGTCATCGCGCAACCTACATTGTGGTGCATGATGGGATGGGCAAAATTCTGGTGCAGCGTCGCACGGAAATAAAAGATTTTATGCCCGGCAAGCTGGACGCCACCGCCGGTGGTGTGGTGCAGGCGGGGGAAAACCTGCTTGAATCCGCGCGCCGTGAAGCGGAAGAAGAGTTAGGTATCGCTGGTGTACCGTTTGCCGAGCATGGCCAGTTCTACTTTGAAGATGAGCATTGTCGGGTGTGGGGCGGGCTGTTTAGCTGCGTTTCTCACGGGCCATTCGCCTTGCAGGAAGAGGAGGTGAGTGAAGTGTTCTGGATGACGCCAGAAGAGATCACCGCCCGCTGCGATGAGTTCACCGATGATTCACTCAAAGCGCTGGCGCTGTGGATGAGCCGCAACGCCAGCAATGACGTGGAAAAAGTGCAGGAAGCTGAGTAA
- a CDS encoding PTS sugar transporter subunit IIA — MLNQWLNDKTIQLLDNVGNWPQALEICGRPLLASGTITPDYVTAIVAQQQKLGPYYVLAPGLAMPHARPEEGAKGGGLSLLKLRQGVAFGAAEFDPVDLVIMLAAPDKHSHIDMIAALAELFSSDDDMEQLHRAKSFEEINHIIQRY; from the coding sequence GTGTTAAACCAATGGCTTAACGATAAGACGATCCAACTGCTTGATAACGTTGGAAACTGGCCGCAGGCACTGGAGATCTGCGGCAGACCCTTGCTGGCTTCCGGCACTATTACGCCAGATTACGTGACCGCTATTGTGGCGCAGCAGCAAAAACTGGGTCCGTATTATGTGCTGGCGCCGGGTCTTGCCATGCCCCATGCGCGCCCGGAAGAGGGAGCGAAAGGGGGGGGCTTATCGTTATTAAAGTTGCGCCAGGGCGTGGCGTTTGGCGCAGCCGAATTCGATCCGGTCGATCTTGTCATTATGCTGGCCGCACCGGATAAACACAGCCATATCGATATGATTGCCGCGCTGGCAGAATTATTTTCCAGCGACGATGATATGGAACAATTACATCGCGCAAAGAGCTTTGAGGAGATTAACCACATTATTCAACGCTACTGA
- a CDS encoding PTS sugar transporter subunit IIB, which produces MKIMAICGSGLGSSFMVEMNIKKVLKKLNIDAEVEHSDLSSATPGAADVFVMAKDIAASASVPENQLVVLNNIIDINELEAKISAFFANH; this is translated from the coding sequence ATGAAAATAATGGCAATTTGTGGCTCCGGCCTCGGCAGTAGTTTTATGGTCGAAATGAACATTAAGAAAGTACTGAAGAAGTTAAATATTGATGCTGAGGTAGAGCACTCTGATTTATCGTCCGCCACGCCAGGTGCGGCCGATGTGTTTGTGATGGCAAAAGACATTGCCGCCAGCGCCAGCGTACCGGAAAACCAACTGGTGGTGCTGAATAACATTATTGATATCAACGAGCTGGAAGCGAAAATCAGCGCTTTCTTCGCCAACCATTAA